In one Pasteuria penetrans genomic region, the following are encoded:
- the dnaG gene encoding DNA primase, giving the protein MTAGDGRRNWREGILSQVDIVEVVARYVRIEPRGREWFGLCPFHAERTPSFTVSPTKQFFYCFGCSMSGDAIRFLVEMEGISTAEACERLVGGGKGFPVGPQGAEGGTSSRPQGGEQAELRSALQYAVALYQQCLLRSPSDDAVRARAYVEERQLAWETVSAFSLGFASGCTPLLVPFFQRRGFSLAPLRTLGLLTPHDQERFVDRLIIPIHDAQGRVVGLGGRSLPGEEDGQPKYLNSVSSPIFQKGEHLFNWHRARTSIRTAGRVVLLEGYMDVLTAWQAGIRHGVGVLGTSLSDAQARKLCRLQDRVVLAYDPDEAGERATLRSMDVLRRAGAWMTVAVLPAQMDPDQLVRTKGGEALHEVLQTAISATDFRLRALRRGYDLTQQVDRYQYLHCAMKVLMDATAMEREHHLRALSEEFSIQKEDLQSEWERVHHSRSLRPRVSKPTGGMPPSPSPYGSDGGGKGEKKSYLWSRMKASERLLLSMMMRSRSITLWVQQWVGDGFPTDDHAALAAHLYAYYAGEQAEEDPKVFLEELQRHDPVLKKEAEVLLSLEVPPGAADRVLYDCLDHLRVHPLLCAVEKNEEDLRSQQRKGNTDQALQLLVQRVELQRQRMAQQKTTQVGYVSTAPSPPSNQWGKKRNN; this is encoded by the coding sequence GTGACAGCCGGGGATGGTAGGAGAAATTGGCGGGAAGGGATTCTGTCCCAGGTGGATATTGTGGAGGTTGTGGCCCGTTATGTGAGGATAGAACCCCGGGGTCGGGAGTGGTTCGGTCTCTGTCCTTTCCATGCGGAACGAACACCCTCCTTTACCGTGTCCCCCACTAAGCAGTTTTTTTACTGTTTTGGTTGCAGTATGAGTGGGGATGCGATCCGTTTTTTAGTAGAGATGGAGGGGATCTCTACAGCGGAGGCTTGTGAACGTTTGGTGGGGGGGGGAAAAGGATTTCCTGTAGGTCCCCAGGGGGCAGAGGGGGGTACGTCTTCCCGTCCGCAGGGGGGAGAGCAAGCGGAGCTCCGTTCTGCGTTGCAGTATGCAGTAGCCCTCTATCAGCAGTGTTTACTGCGATCACCCTCTGATGATGCCGTTCGGGCGCGTGCCTACGTAGAGGAGCGCCAGTTGGCGTGGGAGACAGTGTCTGCTTTTTCTTTGGGTTTTGCCTCAGGTTGTACACCCCTGTTGGTTCCATTTTTCCAGCGGCGCGGTTTTTCATTGGCTCCCTTGCGTACGTTAGGATTGTTGACGCCTCATGATCAGGAGAGGTTTGTGGACCGGCTGATCATTCCTATTCATGATGCACAGGGCCGCGTGGTGGGGCTGGGTGGACGTAGCTTACCGGGAGAAGAGGATGGGCAACCCAAGTATTTGAACAGTGTGTCCTCTCCTATTTTTCAAAAGGGGGAACATCTCTTCAACTGGCATCGTGCCCGTACATCCATCCGTACCGCGGGGCGGGTTGTGTTATTGGAAGGTTATATGGATGTACTGACGGCTTGGCAGGCGGGGATCCGGCATGGTGTTGGTGTGCTGGGTACGTCACTCAGCGATGCGCAAGCACGCAAATTGTGCCGTCTGCAAGACCGTGTGGTTCTTGCCTACGACCCAGATGAGGCGGGTGAAAGGGCCACCCTACGGAGTATGGATGTGTTGCGGCGGGCAGGGGCTTGGATGACGGTGGCTGTCCTGCCCGCCCAGATGGATCCTGATCAGCTGGTACGTACAAAGGGCGGGGAGGCGCTTCATGAGGTCTTGCAAACGGCCATCAGCGCGACCGACTTTCGTTTACGGGCCTTGCGACGGGGGTATGATTTGACACAGCAGGTGGATCGCTACCAGTATTTGCATTGCGCGATGAAAGTTCTTATGGATGCGACGGCTATGGAACGAGAGCATCATTTGCGTGCCCTATCCGAGGAGTTTTCTATACAGAAGGAGGATTTACAGAGCGAATGGGAGAGGGTACACCATTCCAGGTCTCTTCGGCCACGGGTTTCTAAACCCACAGGGGGAATGCCTCCCTCGCCTTCTCCCTATGGTAGTGATGGGGGGGGAAAAGGGGAGAAAAAATCGTATTTGTGGTCACGTATGAAGGCCTCTGAGCGTTTGTTGCTCAGTATGATGATGCGTAGTCGTTCCATTACGCTTTGGGTGCAGCAATGGGTTGGCGACGGGTTCCCCACGGATGATCATGCTGCCCTGGCTGCACACCTGTATGCCTATTATGCGGGGGAACAGGCGGAGGAGGACCCCAAGGTCTTCCTGGAAGAACTACAGAGGCATGACCCTGTGTTGAAAAAGGAAGCAGAGGTTCTACTGAGTTTGGAAGTGCCTCCGGGTGCTGCGGATCGCGTTTTGTACGATTGCTTGGATCATCTCCGTGTTCATCCGCTGTTGTGTGCGGTCGAGAAGAACGAGGAGGATCTTCGTTCCCAACAGAGAAAGGGTAACACGGATCAAGCTCTACAGCTGTTAGTCCAAAGGGTCGAGTTGCAGCGGCAGCGGATGGCCCAACAGAAAACGACCCAAGTGGGGTATGTTTCAACAGCGCCGAGCCCTCCTTCCAATCAGTGGGGCAAGAAGAGGAACAACTAA
- the yihA gene encoding ribosome biogenesis GTP-binding protein YihA/YsxC, which translates to MRGKTEFVACAAAPQQFPLSVLPEWALVGRSNVGKSSLLNHLVCRRRLAYVSKKPGRTRTINFYEMGDRVCLVDTPGYGFARVDRRTKNSWDRLMVSYFEACVGSGTARRMRGVLQLIDFRHPPMASDRMAYEFLSERYRLSVVIVATKSDRVSKTRWGHHIAVIRKTLVLSKEVPVLPFSVRSSRDRESLWCILTGDE; encoded by the coding sequence ATGCGAGGAAAGACTGAATTTGTGGCCTGTGCTGCTGCGCCCCAGCAGTTTCCTCTGTCTGTTTTGCCCGAGTGGGCGTTGGTGGGACGGTCCAATGTAGGAAAATCCTCCCTGTTGAACCACCTTGTGTGTCGGCGTCGTTTGGCCTATGTGAGCAAGAAGCCGGGTAGGACACGAACGATCAATTTTTATGAGATGGGGGATCGTGTTTGTCTGGTAGATACGCCCGGTTATGGTTTTGCCCGTGTTGATCGGCGTACAAAGAATAGTTGGGATCGTTTGATGGTTTCCTATTTTGAGGCATGTGTGGGGTCTGGGACGGCTCGTCGTATGCGTGGGGTTTTGCAACTGATTGATTTTCGTCATCCGCCGATGGCTTCGGATAGGATGGCGTATGAATTTCTCTCTGAGCGGTATCGCCTGTCTGTTGTCATTGTAGCTACCAAATCGGATCGGGTTTCTAAAACGCGTTGGGGACACCATATTGCCGTCATACGAAAAACCTTGGTTCTGTCTAAGGAAGTCCCTGTACTTCCCTTTTCGGTCCGGTCCTCACGGGACAGGGAGAGTCTCTGGTGCATATTGACAGGGGATGAGTGA
- the rpoD gene encoding RNA polymerase sigma factor RpoD, giving the protein MAKETSTDRTLEEKLDQIKEQLIEAGKKNGVLTYKNIIERMSPYEQDVHQMDDFFELLNEQGIEVVNSDEEFNVIVPDVAAGQEVFSNDDLAVPPGVKINDPVRMYLKEIGRVSLLSAKEEVELAKQIEEGDEESKRRLAEANLRLVVSIAKRYVGRGMLFLDLIQEGNMGLIKAVEKFDYRKGYKFSTYATWWIRQAITRAIADQARTIRIPVHMVETINKLIRISRQLLQEYGREPTPDEIACEMGISPEKVREIMKIAQEPVSLETPIGEEDDSHLGDFIPDDDAKAPADAAAYELLKTQLKGVLNTLSSREQSVLRLRFGLDDGQTRTLEEVGKVFGVTRERIRQIEAKALRKLRHPSRSRQLKDFLE; this is encoded by the coding sequence TTGGCGAAGGAAACCAGTACGGATAGGACACTGGAAGAGAAACTAGATCAGATCAAGGAACAGTTGATTGAAGCAGGGAAAAAGAATGGTGTATTGACCTATAAGAATATCATTGAGCGTATGAGTCCCTATGAACAGGACGTTCATCAGATGGACGATTTTTTTGAGCTACTGAATGAGCAGGGGATCGAGGTGGTCAATAGTGATGAGGAGTTCAATGTAATTGTGCCCGATGTAGCGGCTGGTCAGGAGGTCTTCAGTAACGATGATCTGGCTGTTCCTCCGGGTGTCAAAATCAATGATCCTGTGCGGATGTATTTGAAGGAAATTGGTAGGGTATCCCTGTTGTCGGCGAAGGAGGAGGTAGAGCTAGCAAAGCAGATTGAGGAGGGTGATGAGGAATCGAAGCGCCGTTTGGCGGAGGCCAACCTTCGCCTGGTGGTGAGTATTGCAAAGCGTTATGTAGGGCGCGGGATGCTTTTCCTTGATCTGATCCAAGAGGGAAACATGGGTCTGATCAAAGCGGTGGAGAAATTTGATTATCGTAAGGGATACAAGTTCAGTACGTATGCCACCTGGTGGATCCGACAGGCTATCACCCGTGCCATTGCGGATCAGGCTAGAACGATTCGTATTCCTGTGCATATGGTGGAGACCATCAATAAGCTGATACGCATTTCGCGTCAGCTTTTGCAAGAGTATGGACGCGAACCTACCCCCGATGAGATTGCCTGTGAGATGGGCATTTCACCGGAGAAGGTTCGTGAAATTATGAAGATCGCCCAGGAGCCGGTTTCTTTAGAGACACCGATTGGTGAGGAGGATGATTCTCACCTAGGTGATTTTATTCCGGACGACGATGCTAAGGCCCCTGCGGATGCAGCTGCTTATGAGTTGCTGAAGACCCAGCTGAAGGGTGTTTTGAATACGCTCTCATCACGCGAACAGAGCGTTCTTCGGCTTCGCTTTGGACTGGACGATGGGCAAACCCGTACATTGGAGGAAGTGGGTAAAGTTTTTGGCGTTACGCGGGAGCGTATCCGCCAGATTGAGGCGAAGGCGTTGCGTAAGCTGCGTCATCCAAGCCGGAGCCGACAATTGAAAGACTTTCTCGAGTGA
- a CDS encoding D-alanine--D-alanine ligase family protein → MRNPLRVAVLFGGRSPEHEVSCVSASSVVEVMDQERFAAIPIWIDKQGNWHDGETALRVLRPSPNHGDGGGTVKGSSSAGTILLDQKVDVVFPALHGPNGEDGTVQGLCTVLDIPCVGAGVLSSAICMDKDFTKRICAENCIPQAPYVVYRWSDLFPGVLDRQFLQTCRQEHTTRWAKVYADIEDRLSYPVFVKPATGGSSLGVSRAANRELLIEAMCRAFRYDTKVLVEEAVPARELFVALLGNEYQEPRISAIAEVVAFNEFYDYEAKLQEEKHRLHAPADISRLVEQEVQAIALRAYRSLGITGTARMDFFLHTKTGAVLLSEINTLPGFTSCSIYPELWAVQGLAFGRCVEELIELAIQSHTNRKMFMEQWDATMSGE, encoded by the coding sequence ATGAGAAACCCATTGCGTGTAGCCGTGTTGTTCGGTGGTCGTTCGCCAGAGCATGAGGTCTCCTGTGTTTCAGCTTCCTCCGTAGTTGAGGTTATGGATCAGGAACGTTTTGCAGCTATACCCATATGGATTGATAAACAGGGAAATTGGCATGATGGTGAAACTGCTTTGCGTGTCCTCAGGCCATCACCGAATCATGGGGATGGGGGGGGGACCGTGAAGGGGTCTTCTTCTGCCGGTACGATTTTGTTGGACCAGAAGGTCGATGTGGTTTTTCCCGCTCTGCATGGACCCAATGGAGAAGACGGTACTGTGCAGGGGCTTTGTACGGTTCTCGATATCCCTTGCGTAGGTGCGGGGGTGTTGTCCTCCGCGATTTGTATGGATAAAGATTTTACCAAGCGGATCTGTGCGGAGAACTGCATACCGCAGGCCCCTTACGTGGTTTATCGGTGGTCCGATCTCTTCCCAGGGGTGTTGGATCGTCAATTTTTACAAACCTGTCGGCAGGAGCATACGACCCGTTGGGCGAAGGTATATGCAGATATTGAGGATAGGCTTTCTTATCCTGTCTTTGTAAAACCTGCCACTGGGGGTTCGAGCCTTGGTGTTTCCCGTGCTGCGAATCGTGAGTTGCTGATCGAAGCCATGTGTCGGGCGTTCCGTTATGACACCAAGGTCCTTGTGGAGGAGGCCGTTCCAGCTCGTGAATTGTTTGTTGCCTTGTTGGGCAATGAATACCAAGAGCCTAGAATTTCTGCCATTGCGGAAGTTGTTGCTTTCAATGAGTTTTATGACTATGAGGCGAAGCTCCAGGAGGAAAAACATCGTCTCCATGCCCCTGCGGATATCTCCCGTCTTGTGGAGCAGGAAGTTCAGGCGATTGCACTGCGCGCCTATCGTAGTTTGGGGATCACGGGTACGGCCCGAATGGACTTTTTTTTGCACACCAAAACGGGTGCTGTTCTCTTGAGTGAGATCAACACCCTACCTGGATTCACAAGTTGTAGTATTTATCCGGAACTCTGGGCCGTACAGGGTCTGGCTTTCGGTCGGTGTGTGGAGGAATTGATTGAATTGGCTATTCAGTCCCATACCAACAGGAAGATGTTCATGGAACAGTGGGATGCTACGATGTCCGGGGAATAG